TATACATGTAGttttagcacccataacacaagctaataagCTTTCCTTGGGGCTAACCGAACGTGTATAAAAGGTGTCATggtattattgaaaaaaaaaagaatacgtCTGTTTTATTACCCCAAATATACTGAACCAAACTAGATACTACTAGAGCTCCAATAGCTTTCATTAGTAGATAGCCGGTGTGATAACGAACTTAGGCTAATGTTTCATGCGGGTGCGAGACATAGTTCTATCACTCTAAGGACGTGGAAGAAACCGCCGAATAGGCTAGTTTAAACTAATTGTAGTCACATGGTTTGCGCTTTAGATTCATAGCAGCAGGTTTAAAATCTCAGTACCAATAAACGGTTATAGACATACTTTCTTACTAACTGGTAACTCGTTTGTAGGGTTCTGTCTAACAAAGAATAAAAGCATCTCGACGAACATTAAACTTACTAACTCGAAATAtcaataaatgatattttttttatcacgtTAGACAGTAAATACCTACATCAAAGATTATTTGTACATCGACTCACTAATCTTTCTTTGAAATAACATCACTTTCATCCTGTTACAGAATTTTAATAGCTTCGTTAAGAAAAAGTATCACCTCTGAGTCACCGCCTATTTTTCAAATGAATCCCCTAAGCCTTCGGTGTAGGGAGTTTCCCGGAGACACAGAAGTGGGTATATATGATCGCTCCGGGACTGAGATGCTACAGAATCTTACAAATCCTTGTGGAGTTGAGAAGTAAACTTGCAAGAGGTATGTGCATAGCATAAGTTAAAGgatcacattttatttttagaatactAATTAAATACCTTTATTTCGAAGTTCAGTTATTTTTTACCTACACGCCTAAAGGATCACAAAAACGGCACTCAAAATCTCGACTCAAAATGACGATAacgttctttttttaagaatattttgcgCACAGCGTCTGTCAATCcctaaactaaacaaaaattaaagcGATTAAAAAGTCCTTACTGAAAAAAGCGATATAACTAAAAACACGTTGCAAAGGACACGATATTCTTTAACATTACTAAGGGATTTCCTCTTTACTATTGCATCTCAAGGACTGTCATTTTTAATCTACTTGTAACTAACtaatgtatgtaagaaaatcttggaatcttaatttgacccacttcccggtcttcgattaggatgaaattttgcacacgctcagTTCTGATTACAATACTTGACTAGCTAAAAACGTCATTATAAAATGAgtgtttttaagtttaaactatttgattttttacatttacttaaTACTAATTCTTTTGTTTCAGATCAACATGCAGTCTACCTTTATGTTATGTTTCGCTGTTCTACTTGCATGCGTGTGTGCTCGAATGACCACTCCCGATGCGTATAAAGGAAGGTAAGATCATCTTCGTTATTAGAAACTTTTTCTAATACTTAGTTACAGACttttttatcgttccactgctgggcacaagcctcctctcacaaggagaaaaATTGAGGGTTAATTTCTAATACCTGTTTGAGAAATATAAAAGATACAATTAAAAGTATCATTGGATTATTGTCTATAAATCACTGCTTTCTTTATTATGGTCCCGATTACGCATGTTACTCCGTTAGCAATTATTAAGCAATTATTGACTGCCAAATACCATtacatacaatacaatacaaatacattttttttatggtgATTTCGATCTTTTATTTGTCCTATATAGATCCTAAATTATATTGTTTCTTTTCCAGGCCTCTTCGCGAGCAGTTATCACGCTCTGTTAAACGTCACGCTCGAGATGTGAGTTGGTCGACTAACGCTGGCAGAGGACAGGTCTTCGGAACTCTGGGCAGCACTGATGACTCATTATTCGTAAGTATCTAAGAatattttgttgcatttaacAGACTGAAGATACAAGAACTGATAACCAACTTGCAGGTAACGGTCAATCCATATATGTTGAGTAAGATGAGCAAGCATCACAGAATTGTTAAGTAGGTTTGGGTTAAAAAATATGCATACATATGTGACATTATATACAAAGAAGCATAAAACAAGGAGACATTCTGATATTATGTAATTGTCATTATATCTATAAATCCTTCCATACTGACTAACCTCTGACTAATCTCTTCCATactgactggaagccgacccctacatagttgggaaaaaggctcggaggatgactgaCTAACCTCTTTTTCAGGGTCGTGGAGGCTACAAGCAAGACATCTTTAACGACCACCGTGGCCACCTACAAGGTCAGGCATATGGCTCCAGGGTGCTCGGGGCTTATGGCGACAGCACTTCCTTGGGGGGCAAGCTGGACTGGTCCAATGACAACGCGAAGGCTAGTCTTGATGTCTACAAGGATATTGGACGTGGTAGTGGCGTAAGTGTCGTTGAAAACATACATCACCAGCCTTTTGAGTGTATCACTGGAGAGCACAGTCTCCTCTCATGCAGAAAAGGAATGAGCGTCGACCCTCACGGTGGTTGTTTAAGGCGGAATAACggtttcagactttaaagtccaggtttcctcaagattttttcctttactcagtcattggtg
This genomic window from Helicoverpa zea isolate HzStark_Cry1AcR chromosome 24, ilHelZeax1.1, whole genome shotgun sequence contains:
- the LOC124642297 gene encoding gloverin-like encodes the protein MQSTFMLCFAVLLACVCARMTTPDAYKGRPLREQLSRSVKRHARDVSWSTNAGRGQVFGTLGSTDDSLFGRGGYKQDIFNDHRGHLQGQAYGSRVLGAYGDSTSLGGKLDWSNDNAKASLDVYKDIGRGSGMKLSGDGVWKLDHNTRLSAGGNLQKNFGHDRPEIGIQGKIEHDF